The proteins below come from a single Larimichthys crocea isolate SSNF chromosome XIV, L_crocea_2.0, whole genome shotgun sequence genomic window:
- the LOC104933551 gene encoding cell wall protein DAN4-like isoform X1, producing the protein MCCPLVIRSRYMLMPDVNCPPSAGLCSLACCLPQYYFINTTLTWSKAQTYCRERNADLATIFNIEDMNRLVNGARDSRPTGKAWIGLHDNLTSWRWSFSNSSYYRDQEANYRNWYYGQPDNFLGDQMCVTMWSGGVWQDTRCSLRNPFICYDGSRISYLPFIFVEQELSWSDAQLFCRKFYTDLASVRNERENKEIQLLANNKSVWIGLYRMREWSDKSVSNYRYWQQGQPDNAGEKQECVATDLGNGGLWSDEECNRELTFICYIDSEEPVLSTTTTTTETPNKITTTEGALTTTKTTSNEILNQTSLATTTTTETPNKITTIQGHSSSPELTSEQPSTLLVYQTTSIPVNPDQRTTSETKSTTSHLSTEITSSEQPSTPEVDQTRPTTYETSTKQLLSTTTITTSTSNKITTIEGDLRRTEMTSSEQPSTTLVDQTTSTPGEKHPTSHEMYHSTITTVTQNKRTASETESTTSHLSTEITSSEEPSTPEVDQTIPTTDETSTKPLLSTTTITTSTSDKITTIEGDLRRTEMTSSEQPSTSLVDQTTSTPEVSSQQYSTPEGGQTRSEEYVVSMRVKLTSTAQMSEDDMEKLFHVLLKEMGLSTSIKVGLKILPKK; encoded by the exons ATGTGCTGTCCACTTGTAATCAGGTCAAGATACATGTTAATGCCAGATGTAAACTGTCCTCCATCTGCAGGACTGTGTTCTCTTGCCTGCTGCCTTCCTCAGTACTACTTCATCAATACTACCCTGACATGGTCGAAGGCCCAGACAtactgcagagagaggaacGCTGACCTCGCCACCATCTTCAACATCGAAGACATGAACCGACTGGTAAACGGAGCTCGAGACTCAAGACCTACGGGGAAGGCCTGGATTGGGCTGCATGATAACCTCACCAGCTGGAGGTGGTCATTTTCAAACAGCAGTTACTACAGAGACCAAGAGGCCAACTACAGGAACTGGTACTATGGTCAGCCCGACAACTTCCTCGGAGACCAGATGTGCGTGACGATGTGGAGTGGAGGGGTGTGGCAGGACACACGGTGTTCCCTGAGAAACCCGTTCATCTGCTACGATG GTTCCAGGATTTCCTATCTGcctttcatttttgttgaaCAGGAGTTGAGCTGGTCTGACGCTCAGCTGTTTTGCAGGAAGTTCTACACAGACTTGGCCAGTGttagaaatgagagagagaacaaggaAATACAACTTTTGGCCAACAACAAGAGCGTCTGGATTGGCCTCTATAG GATGCGGGAATGGTCAGATAAAAGTGTCTCCAACTACCGCTACTGGCAGCAAGGACAACCTGATAATGCTGGAGAGAAGCAGGAGTGTGTTGCTACTGATCTGGGCAATGGAGGCCTGTGGTCGGATGAAGAGTGCAATAGGGAACTCACATTTATTTGCTATATAGACAGTG AAGAGCCAGTTTTGTCCACTACAACTACTACCACAGAGACGCCAAACAAAATAACCACCACTGAGGGAGCCTTAACCACTACAAAGACTACCTCCA ATGAAATTCTAAACCAGACAAGTTTGGCCACCACTACTACCACAGAGACACCAAACAAAATAACGACCATCCAGGGACACTCATCCAGTCCAGAACTTACTTCTGAGCAGCCATCAACTTTACTGGTTTATCAAACAACATCCATTCCTG TGAACCCAGATCAAAGAACCACCTCTGAGACAAAATCAACAACCAGTCATCTAAGTACAGAGATCACCTCATCTGAGCAGCCTTCAACCCCAGAGGTAGACCAAACAAGACCCACTACAT ATGAAACTTCAACAAAGCAACttttgtccaccaccaccatcaccacttCAACgtcaaacaaaataacaaccaTTGAGGGAGACTTACGTAGGACAGAGATGACTTCTTCTGAGCAGCCTTCAACGACACTGGTGGATCAAACAACATCCACTCCTGGTGAGAAAC ACCCAACTTCCCATGAAATGTATCATTCCACCATCACCACAGTGACCCAAAATAAAAGAACCGCCTCCGAGACAGAATCAACGACTAGTCATCTAAGTACAGAGATCACCTCATCTGAGGAGCCTTCAACCCCAGAGGTAGACCAAACAATACCCACTACAG ATGAAACTTCAACAAAGCCACttttgtccaccaccaccatcaccacttCAACGTCAGACAAAATAACGACCATCGAGGGAGACTTACGTAGGACAGAGATGACTTCTTCTGAGCAGCCTTCAACGTCACTGGTGGATCAAACAACATCCACTCCTG AGGTTTCATCGCAACAGTATTCAACTCCAGAGGGGGGTCAAACAAGAAGTGAAG aatATGTGGTTAGCATGCGAGTGAAACTCACCTCTACGGCACAAATGAGTGAAGATGACATGGAAAAGCTG TTTCATGTTCTGCTGAAAGAAATGGGACTTTCTACGAGCATCAAGGTGGGCTTGAAGATATTGccaaaaaaataa
- the LOC104933551 gene encoding macrophage mannose receptor 1-like isoform X5: MCCPLVIRSRYMLMPDVNCPPSAGLCSLACCLPQYYFINTTLTWSKAQTYCRERNADLATIFNIEDMNRLVNGARDSRPTGKAWIGLHDNLTSWRWSFSNSSYYRDQEANYRNWYYGQPDNFLGDQMCVTMWSGGVWQDTRCSLRNPFICYDGSRISYLPFIFVEQELSWSDAQLFCRKFYTDLASVRNERENKEIQLLANNKSVWIGLYRMREWSDKSVSNYRYWQQGQPDNAGEKQECVATDLGNGGLWSDEECNRELTFICYIDSEEPVLSTTTTTTETPNKITTTEGALTTTKTTSNEILNQTSLATTTTTETPNKITTIQGHSSSPELTSEQPSTLLVYQTTSIPVNPDQRTTSETKSTTSHLSTEITSSEQPSTPEVDQTRPTTYETSTKPLLSTTTITTSTSDKITTIEGDLRRTEMTSSEQPSTSLVDQTTSTPEVSSQQYSTPEGGQTRSEEYVVSMRVKLTSTAQMSEDDMEKLFHVLLKEMGLSTSIKVGLKILPKK, encoded by the exons ATGTGCTGTCCACTTGTAATCAGGTCAAGATACATGTTAATGCCAGATGTAAACTGTCCTCCATCTGCAGGACTGTGTTCTCTTGCCTGCTGCCTTCCTCAGTACTACTTCATCAATACTACCCTGACATGGTCGAAGGCCCAGACAtactgcagagagaggaacGCTGACCTCGCCACCATCTTCAACATCGAAGACATGAACCGACTGGTAAACGGAGCTCGAGACTCAAGACCTACGGGGAAGGCCTGGATTGGGCTGCATGATAACCTCACCAGCTGGAGGTGGTCATTTTCAAACAGCAGTTACTACAGAGACCAAGAGGCCAACTACAGGAACTGGTACTATGGTCAGCCCGACAACTTCCTCGGAGACCAGATGTGCGTGACGATGTGGAGTGGAGGGGTGTGGCAGGACACACGGTGTTCCCTGAGAAACCCGTTCATCTGCTACGATG GTTCCAGGATTTCCTATCTGcctttcatttttgttgaaCAGGAGTTGAGCTGGTCTGACGCTCAGCTGTTTTGCAGGAAGTTCTACACAGACTTGGCCAGTGttagaaatgagagagagaacaaggaAATACAACTTTTGGCCAACAACAAGAGCGTCTGGATTGGCCTCTATAG GATGCGGGAATGGTCAGATAAAAGTGTCTCCAACTACCGCTACTGGCAGCAAGGACAACCTGATAATGCTGGAGAGAAGCAGGAGTGTGTTGCTACTGATCTGGGCAATGGAGGCCTGTGGTCGGATGAAGAGTGCAATAGGGAACTCACATTTATTTGCTATATAGACAGTG AAGAGCCAGTTTTGTCCACTACAACTACTACCACAGAGACGCCAAACAAAATAACCACCACTGAGGGAGCCTTAACCACTACAAAGACTACCTCCA ATGAAATTCTAAACCAGACAAGTTTGGCCACCACTACTACCACAGAGACACCAAACAAAATAACGACCATCCAGGGACACTCATCCAGTCCAGAACTTACTTCTGAGCAGCCATCAACTTTACTGGTTTATCAAACAACATCCATTCCTG TGAACCCAGATCAAAGAACCACCTCTGAGACAAAATCAACAACCAGTCATCTAAGTACAGAGATCACCTCATCTGAGCAGCCTTCAACCCCAGAGGTAGACCAAACAAGACCCACTACAT ATGAAACTTCAACAAAGCCACttttgtccaccaccaccatcaccacttCAACGTCAGACAAAATAACGACCATCGAGGGAGACTTACGTAGGACAGAGATGACTTCTTCTGAGCAGCCTTCAACGTCACTGGTGGATCAAACAACATCCACTCCTG AGGTTTCATCGCAACAGTATTCAACTCCAGAGGGGGGTCAAACAAGAAGTGAAG aatATGTGGTTAGCATGCGAGTGAAACTCACCTCTACGGCACAAATGAGTGAAGATGACATGGAAAAGCTG TTTCATGTTCTGCTGAAAGAAATGGGACTTTCTACGAGCATCAAGGTGGGCTTGAAGATATTGccaaaaaaataa
- the LOC104933551 gene encoding cell wall protein DAN4-like isoform X2, with the protein MCCPLVIRSRYMLMPDVNCPPSAGLCSLACCLPQYYFINTTLTWSKAQTYCRERNADLATIFNIEDMNRLVNGARDSRPTGKAWIGLHDNLTSWRWSFSNSSYYRDQEANYRNWYYGQPDNFLGDQMCVTMWSGGVWQDTRCSLRNPFICYDGSRISYLPFIFVEQELSWSDAQLFCRKFYTDLASVRNERENKEIQLLANNKSVWIGLYRMREWSDKSVSNYRYWQQGQPDNAGEKQECVATDLGNGGLWSDEECNRELTFICYIDSEEPVLSTTTTTTETPNKITTTEGALTTTKTTSNEILNQTSLATTTTTETPNKITTIQGHSSSPELTSEQPSTLLVYQTTSIPVNPDQRTTSETKSTTSHLSTEITSSEQPSTPEVDQTRPTTYETSTKQLLSTTTITTSTSNKITTIEGDLRRTEMTSSEQPSTTLVDQTTSTPDPTSHEMYHSTITTVTQNKRTASETESTTSHLSTEITSSEEPSTPEVDQTIPTTDETSTKPLLSTTTITTSTSDKITTIEGDLRRTEMTSSEQPSTSLVDQTTSTPEVSSQQYSTPEGGQTRSEEYVVSMRVKLTSTAQMSEDDMEKLFHVLLKEMGLSTSIKVGLKILPKK; encoded by the exons ATGTGCTGTCCACTTGTAATCAGGTCAAGATACATGTTAATGCCAGATGTAAACTGTCCTCCATCTGCAGGACTGTGTTCTCTTGCCTGCTGCCTTCCTCAGTACTACTTCATCAATACTACCCTGACATGGTCGAAGGCCCAGACAtactgcagagagaggaacGCTGACCTCGCCACCATCTTCAACATCGAAGACATGAACCGACTGGTAAACGGAGCTCGAGACTCAAGACCTACGGGGAAGGCCTGGATTGGGCTGCATGATAACCTCACCAGCTGGAGGTGGTCATTTTCAAACAGCAGTTACTACAGAGACCAAGAGGCCAACTACAGGAACTGGTACTATGGTCAGCCCGACAACTTCCTCGGAGACCAGATGTGCGTGACGATGTGGAGTGGAGGGGTGTGGCAGGACACACGGTGTTCCCTGAGAAACCCGTTCATCTGCTACGATG GTTCCAGGATTTCCTATCTGcctttcatttttgttgaaCAGGAGTTGAGCTGGTCTGACGCTCAGCTGTTTTGCAGGAAGTTCTACACAGACTTGGCCAGTGttagaaatgagagagagaacaaggaAATACAACTTTTGGCCAACAACAAGAGCGTCTGGATTGGCCTCTATAG GATGCGGGAATGGTCAGATAAAAGTGTCTCCAACTACCGCTACTGGCAGCAAGGACAACCTGATAATGCTGGAGAGAAGCAGGAGTGTGTTGCTACTGATCTGGGCAATGGAGGCCTGTGGTCGGATGAAGAGTGCAATAGGGAACTCACATTTATTTGCTATATAGACAGTG AAGAGCCAGTTTTGTCCACTACAACTACTACCACAGAGACGCCAAACAAAATAACCACCACTGAGGGAGCCTTAACCACTACAAAGACTACCTCCA ATGAAATTCTAAACCAGACAAGTTTGGCCACCACTACTACCACAGAGACACCAAACAAAATAACGACCATCCAGGGACACTCATCCAGTCCAGAACTTACTTCTGAGCAGCCATCAACTTTACTGGTTTATCAAACAACATCCATTCCTG TGAACCCAGATCAAAGAACCACCTCTGAGACAAAATCAACAACCAGTCATCTAAGTACAGAGATCACCTCATCTGAGCAGCCTTCAACCCCAGAGGTAGACCAAACAAGACCCACTACAT ATGAAACTTCAACAAAGCAACttttgtccaccaccaccatcaccacttCAACgtcaaacaaaataacaaccaTTGAGGGAGACTTACGTAGGACAGAGATGACTTCTTCTGAGCAGCCTTCAACGACACTGGTGGATCAAACAACATCCACTCCTG ACCCAACTTCCCATGAAATGTATCATTCCACCATCACCACAGTGACCCAAAATAAAAGAACCGCCTCCGAGACAGAATCAACGACTAGTCATCTAAGTACAGAGATCACCTCATCTGAGGAGCCTTCAACCCCAGAGGTAGACCAAACAATACCCACTACAG ATGAAACTTCAACAAAGCCACttttgtccaccaccaccatcaccacttCAACGTCAGACAAAATAACGACCATCGAGGGAGACTTACGTAGGACAGAGATGACTTCTTCTGAGCAGCCTTCAACGTCACTGGTGGATCAAACAACATCCACTCCTG AGGTTTCATCGCAACAGTATTCAACTCCAGAGGGGGGTCAAACAAGAAGTGAAG aatATGTGGTTAGCATGCGAGTGAAACTCACCTCTACGGCACAAATGAGTGAAGATGACATGGAAAAGCTG TTTCATGTTCTGCTGAAAGAAATGGGACTTTCTACGAGCATCAAGGTGGGCTTGAAGATATTGccaaaaaaataa
- the LOC104933551 gene encoding macrophage mannose receptor 1-like isoform X6 has product MCCPLVIRSRYMLMPDVNCPPSAGLCSLACCLPQYYFINTTLTWSKAQTYCRERNADLATIFNIEDMNRLVNGARDSRPTGKAWIGLHDNLTSWRWSFSNSSYYRDQEANYRNWYYGQPDNFLGDQMCVTMWSGGVWQDTRCSLRNPFICYDGSRISYLPFIFVEQELSWSDAQLFCRKFYTDLASVRNERENKEIQLLANNKSVWIGLYRMREWSDKSVSNYRYWQQGQPDNAGEKQECVATDLGNGGLWSDEECNRELTFICYIDSEEPVLSTTTTTTETPNKITTTEGALTTTKTTSNEILNQTSLATTTTTETPNKITTIQGHSSSPELTSEQPSTLLVYQTTSIPVNPDQRTTSETKSTTSHLSTEITSSEQPSTPEVDQTRPTTYETSTKQLLSTTTITTSTSNKITTIEGDLRRTEMTSSEQPSTTLVDQTTSTPEVSSQQYSTPEGGQTRSEEYVVSMRVKLTSTAQMSEDDMEKLFHVLLKEMGLSTSIKVGLKILPKK; this is encoded by the exons ATGTGCTGTCCACTTGTAATCAGGTCAAGATACATGTTAATGCCAGATGTAAACTGTCCTCCATCTGCAGGACTGTGTTCTCTTGCCTGCTGCCTTCCTCAGTACTACTTCATCAATACTACCCTGACATGGTCGAAGGCCCAGACAtactgcagagagaggaacGCTGACCTCGCCACCATCTTCAACATCGAAGACATGAACCGACTGGTAAACGGAGCTCGAGACTCAAGACCTACGGGGAAGGCCTGGATTGGGCTGCATGATAACCTCACCAGCTGGAGGTGGTCATTTTCAAACAGCAGTTACTACAGAGACCAAGAGGCCAACTACAGGAACTGGTACTATGGTCAGCCCGACAACTTCCTCGGAGACCAGATGTGCGTGACGATGTGGAGTGGAGGGGTGTGGCAGGACACACGGTGTTCCCTGAGAAACCCGTTCATCTGCTACGATG GTTCCAGGATTTCCTATCTGcctttcatttttgttgaaCAGGAGTTGAGCTGGTCTGACGCTCAGCTGTTTTGCAGGAAGTTCTACACAGACTTGGCCAGTGttagaaatgagagagagaacaaggaAATACAACTTTTGGCCAACAACAAGAGCGTCTGGATTGGCCTCTATAG GATGCGGGAATGGTCAGATAAAAGTGTCTCCAACTACCGCTACTGGCAGCAAGGACAACCTGATAATGCTGGAGAGAAGCAGGAGTGTGTTGCTACTGATCTGGGCAATGGAGGCCTGTGGTCGGATGAAGAGTGCAATAGGGAACTCACATTTATTTGCTATATAGACAGTG AAGAGCCAGTTTTGTCCACTACAACTACTACCACAGAGACGCCAAACAAAATAACCACCACTGAGGGAGCCTTAACCACTACAAAGACTACCTCCA ATGAAATTCTAAACCAGACAAGTTTGGCCACCACTACTACCACAGAGACACCAAACAAAATAACGACCATCCAGGGACACTCATCCAGTCCAGAACTTACTTCTGAGCAGCCATCAACTTTACTGGTTTATCAAACAACATCCATTCCTG TGAACCCAGATCAAAGAACCACCTCTGAGACAAAATCAACAACCAGTCATCTAAGTACAGAGATCACCTCATCTGAGCAGCCTTCAACCCCAGAGGTAGACCAAACAAGACCCACTACAT ATGAAACTTCAACAAAGCAACttttgtccaccaccaccatcaccacttCAACgtcaaacaaaataacaaccaTTGAGGGAGACTTACGTAGGACAGAGATGACTTCTTCTGAGCAGCCTTCAACGACACTGGTGGATCAAACAACATCCACTCCTG AGGTTTCATCGCAACAGTATTCAACTCCAGAGGGGGGTCAAACAAGAAGTGAAG aatATGTGGTTAGCATGCGAGTGAAACTCACCTCTACGGCACAAATGAGTGAAGATGACATGGAAAAGCTG TTTCATGTTCTGCTGAAAGAAATGGGACTTTCTACGAGCATCAAGGTGGGCTTGAAGATATTGccaaaaaaataa
- the LOC104933551 gene encoding cell wall protein DAN4-like isoform X3: MKLRPSVLLFLAGLCSLACCLPQYYFINTTLTWSKAQTYCRERNADLATIFNIEDMNRLVNGARDSRPTGKAWIGLHDNLTSWRWSFSNSSYYRDQEANYRNWYYGQPDNFLGDQMCVTMWSGGVWQDTRCSLRNPFICYDGSRISYLPFIFVEQELSWSDAQLFCRKFYTDLASVRNERENKEIQLLANNKSVWIGLYRMREWSDKSVSNYRYWQQGQPDNAGEKQECVATDLGNGGLWSDEECNRELTFICYIDSEEPVLSTTTTTTETPNKITTTEGALTTTKTTSNEILNQTSLATTTTTETPNKITTIQGHSSSPELTSEQPSTLLVYQTTSIPVNPDQRTTSETKSTTSHLSTEITSSEQPSTPEVDQTRPTTYETSTKQLLSTTTITTSTSNKITTIEGDLRRTEMTSSEQPSTTLVDQTTSTPGEKHPTSHEMYHSTITTVTQNKRTASETESTTSHLSTEITSSEEPSTPEVDQTIPTTDETSTKPLLSTTTITTSTSDKITTIEGDLRRTEMTSSEQPSTSLVDQTTSTPEVSSQQYSTPEGGQTRSEEYVVSMRVKLTSTAQMSEDDMEKLFHVLLKEMGLSTSIKVGLKILPKK, translated from the exons ATGAAGTTGAGGCCGTCTGTCCTCCTGTTCCTCGCAG GACTGTGTTCTCTTGCCTGCTGCCTTCCTCAGTACTACTTCATCAATACTACCCTGACATGGTCGAAGGCCCAGACAtactgcagagagaggaacGCTGACCTCGCCACCATCTTCAACATCGAAGACATGAACCGACTGGTAAACGGAGCTCGAGACTCAAGACCTACGGGGAAGGCCTGGATTGGGCTGCATGATAACCTCACCAGCTGGAGGTGGTCATTTTCAAACAGCAGTTACTACAGAGACCAAGAGGCCAACTACAGGAACTGGTACTATGGTCAGCCCGACAACTTCCTCGGAGACCAGATGTGCGTGACGATGTGGAGTGGAGGGGTGTGGCAGGACACACGGTGTTCCCTGAGAAACCCGTTCATCTGCTACGATG GTTCCAGGATTTCCTATCTGcctttcatttttgttgaaCAGGAGTTGAGCTGGTCTGACGCTCAGCTGTTTTGCAGGAAGTTCTACACAGACTTGGCCAGTGttagaaatgagagagagaacaaggaAATACAACTTTTGGCCAACAACAAGAGCGTCTGGATTGGCCTCTATAG GATGCGGGAATGGTCAGATAAAAGTGTCTCCAACTACCGCTACTGGCAGCAAGGACAACCTGATAATGCTGGAGAGAAGCAGGAGTGTGTTGCTACTGATCTGGGCAATGGAGGCCTGTGGTCGGATGAAGAGTGCAATAGGGAACTCACATTTATTTGCTATATAGACAGTG AAGAGCCAGTTTTGTCCACTACAACTACTACCACAGAGACGCCAAACAAAATAACCACCACTGAGGGAGCCTTAACCACTACAAAGACTACCTCCA ATGAAATTCTAAACCAGACAAGTTTGGCCACCACTACTACCACAGAGACACCAAACAAAATAACGACCATCCAGGGACACTCATCCAGTCCAGAACTTACTTCTGAGCAGCCATCAACTTTACTGGTTTATCAAACAACATCCATTCCTG TGAACCCAGATCAAAGAACCACCTCTGAGACAAAATCAACAACCAGTCATCTAAGTACAGAGATCACCTCATCTGAGCAGCCTTCAACCCCAGAGGTAGACCAAACAAGACCCACTACAT ATGAAACTTCAACAAAGCAACttttgtccaccaccaccatcaccacttCAACgtcaaacaaaataacaaccaTTGAGGGAGACTTACGTAGGACAGAGATGACTTCTTCTGAGCAGCCTTCAACGACACTGGTGGATCAAACAACATCCACTCCTGGTGAGAAAC ACCCAACTTCCCATGAAATGTATCATTCCACCATCACCACAGTGACCCAAAATAAAAGAACCGCCTCCGAGACAGAATCAACGACTAGTCATCTAAGTACAGAGATCACCTCATCTGAGGAGCCTTCAACCCCAGAGGTAGACCAAACAATACCCACTACAG ATGAAACTTCAACAAAGCCACttttgtccaccaccaccatcaccacttCAACGTCAGACAAAATAACGACCATCGAGGGAGACTTACGTAGGACAGAGATGACTTCTTCTGAGCAGCCTTCAACGTCACTGGTGGATCAAACAACATCCACTCCTG AGGTTTCATCGCAACAGTATTCAACTCCAGAGGGGGGTCAAACAAGAAGTGAAG aatATGTGGTTAGCATGCGAGTGAAACTCACCTCTACGGCACAAATGAGTGAAGATGACATGGAAAAGCTG TTTCATGTTCTGCTGAAAGAAATGGGACTTTCTACGAGCATCAAGGTGGGCTTGAAGATATTGccaaaaaaataa
- the LOC104933551 gene encoding serine-rich adhesin for platelets-like isoform X4 — MCCPLVIRSRYMLMPDVNCPPSAGLCSLACCLPQYYFINTTLTWSKAQTYCRERNADLATIFNIEDMNRLVNGARDSRPTGKAWIGLHDNLTSWRWSFSNSSYYRDQEANYRNWYYGQPDNFLGDQMCVTMWSGGVWQDTRCSLRNPFICYDGSRISYLPFIFVEQELSWSDAQLFCRKFYTDLASVRNERENKEIQLLANNKSVWIGLYRMREWSDKSVSNYRYWQQGQPDNAGEKQECVATDLGNGGLWSDEECNRELTFICYIDSEEPVLSTTTTTTETPNKITTTEGALTTTKTTSNEILNQTSLATTTTTETPNKITTIQGHSSSPELTSEQPSTLLVYQTTSIPVNPDQRTTSETKSTTSHLSTEITSSEQPSTPEVDQTRPTTYETSTKQLLSTTTITTSTSNKITTIEGDLRRTEMTSSEQPSTTLVDQTTSTPVTQNKRTASETESTTSHLSTEITSSEEPSTPEVDQTIPTTDETSTKPLLSTTTITTSTSDKITTIEGDLRRTEMTSSEQPSTSLVDQTTSTPEVSSQQYSTPEGGQTRSEEYVVSMRVKLTSTAQMSEDDMEKLFHVLLKEMGLSTSIKVGLKILPKK, encoded by the exons ATGTGCTGTCCACTTGTAATCAGGTCAAGATACATGTTAATGCCAGATGTAAACTGTCCTCCATCTGCAGGACTGTGTTCTCTTGCCTGCTGCCTTCCTCAGTACTACTTCATCAATACTACCCTGACATGGTCGAAGGCCCAGACAtactgcagagagaggaacGCTGACCTCGCCACCATCTTCAACATCGAAGACATGAACCGACTGGTAAACGGAGCTCGAGACTCAAGACCTACGGGGAAGGCCTGGATTGGGCTGCATGATAACCTCACCAGCTGGAGGTGGTCATTTTCAAACAGCAGTTACTACAGAGACCAAGAGGCCAACTACAGGAACTGGTACTATGGTCAGCCCGACAACTTCCTCGGAGACCAGATGTGCGTGACGATGTGGAGTGGAGGGGTGTGGCAGGACACACGGTGTTCCCTGAGAAACCCGTTCATCTGCTACGATG GTTCCAGGATTTCCTATCTGcctttcatttttgttgaaCAGGAGTTGAGCTGGTCTGACGCTCAGCTGTTTTGCAGGAAGTTCTACACAGACTTGGCCAGTGttagaaatgagagagagaacaaggaAATACAACTTTTGGCCAACAACAAGAGCGTCTGGATTGGCCTCTATAG GATGCGGGAATGGTCAGATAAAAGTGTCTCCAACTACCGCTACTGGCAGCAAGGACAACCTGATAATGCTGGAGAGAAGCAGGAGTGTGTTGCTACTGATCTGGGCAATGGAGGCCTGTGGTCGGATGAAGAGTGCAATAGGGAACTCACATTTATTTGCTATATAGACAGTG AAGAGCCAGTTTTGTCCACTACAACTACTACCACAGAGACGCCAAACAAAATAACCACCACTGAGGGAGCCTTAACCACTACAAAGACTACCTCCA ATGAAATTCTAAACCAGACAAGTTTGGCCACCACTACTACCACAGAGACACCAAACAAAATAACGACCATCCAGGGACACTCATCCAGTCCAGAACTTACTTCTGAGCAGCCATCAACTTTACTGGTTTATCAAACAACATCCATTCCTG TGAACCCAGATCAAAGAACCACCTCTGAGACAAAATCAACAACCAGTCATCTAAGTACAGAGATCACCTCATCTGAGCAGCCTTCAACCCCAGAGGTAGACCAAACAAGACCCACTACAT ATGAAACTTCAACAAAGCAACttttgtccaccaccaccatcaccacttCAACgtcaaacaaaataacaaccaTTGAGGGAGACTTACGTAGGACAGAGATGACTTCTTCTGAGCAGCCTTCAACGACACTGGTGGATCAAACAACATCCACTCCTG TGACCCAAAATAAAAGAACCGCCTCCGAGACAGAATCAACGACTAGTCATCTAAGTACAGAGATCACCTCATCTGAGGAGCCTTCAACCCCAGAGGTAGACCAAACAATACCCACTACAG ATGAAACTTCAACAAAGCCACttttgtccaccaccaccatcaccacttCAACGTCAGACAAAATAACGACCATCGAGGGAGACTTACGTAGGACAGAGATGACTTCTTCTGAGCAGCCTTCAACGTCACTGGTGGATCAAACAACATCCACTCCTG AGGTTTCATCGCAACAGTATTCAACTCCAGAGGGGGGTCAAACAAGAAGTGAAG aatATGTGGTTAGCATGCGAGTGAAACTCACCTCTACGGCACAAATGAGTGAAGATGACATGGAAAAGCTG TTTCATGTTCTGCTGAAAGAAATGGGACTTTCTACGAGCATCAAGGTGGGCTTGAAGATATTGccaaaaaaataa